A part of Sebastes fasciatus isolate fSebFas1 chromosome 10, fSebFas1.pri, whole genome shotgun sequence genomic DNA contains:
- the LOC141775905 gene encoding protocadherin beta-15-like yields MGCSRFPLLCGLAFVFLVLHPVYGDVSYSVPEEMKRGSVIGNIAKDLGLDLGRLSARKARIDTEDNSVQYCGVNLNTGDLIVQERIDREGLCAKKASCVLKQELVLENPLELHRISIRVQDINDNSPQFREESLNFEIRESADKGASFLLDEAHDGDIGENAVQSYSLQQNDHFKLNVKTKGVGRKYGELVLDKELDREDKKEIMLLLTAFDGGSPQRSGTVVIHVTVLDANDNVPVFSQAVYKASLPENSPLDTLVITVSATDADEGLNSEITYGFDHVSDENQVFSLNPKTGEVRVSGSIDYEKESSYELQISAKDGLGLASYATLNIEITDINDNAPVINLKSLTNPIPENVSPGTEVGIINVQDRDSENNRQVRCTIQQNVPFKLVPSIKNYYSLVTTGQLDRELVSDYNITISATDEGSPPLSSSKSVQLSVADINDNPPVFEEQSYSAYVSENNKPGSTLCSVTARDPDWRQNGTVIYSLLAGEVNGAPVSSYLSVNGDTGVIHAVRSFDYEQFRSFKVHVMARDNGSPPLSSNVTVSVFISDVNDNSPQILYPAPEGNSFMTELVPKAAHGSSLVSKVIAVDADSGQNAWLSYHIVKSTDPGLFTIGLHSGEIRTQRDISESDSMKQNLIVAVKDNGQPSLSATCSMYLLISDNLAEVPELKDISYDEKNSKLTSYLIIALVSVSTFFLTFIIIILGVRFCRRRKPRLLFDGAVAIPSAYLPPNYADVDGTGTLRSAYNYDAYLTTGSRTSDFKFVSSYNDNTLPADQTLRKSPSDFAEAFGDCDSSPEVGSSYI; encoded by the coding sequence ATGGGATGCAGCAGATTTCCGCTGCTCTGCGGccttgcttttgtttttcttgtcctCCACCCCGTCTATGGAGACGTGAGCTACTCTGTACCGGAGGAGATGAAACGTGGATCTGTAATTGGAAATATCGCTAAGGATCTGGGACTTGATTTGGGCAGACTGTCTGCTCGTAAGGCCCGTATCGATACTGAGGATAACAGCGTCCAGTACTGCGGTGTAAATCTCAACACCGGAGACTTGATCGTACAAGAAAGGATCGACAGAGAAGGGCTTTGTGCGAAAAAGGCATCATGTGTTCTAAAACAGGAACTCGTGCTGGAAAATCCTTTAGAGCTGCACCGTATTAGTATCCGAGTTCAAGATATTAATGATAATTCACCGCAGTTCAGAGAGGAGTCGCTTAATTTTGAAATACGGGAATCCGCAGATAAGGGTGCAAGTTTTCTCTTGGATGAGGCACACGATGGAGACATCGGAGAAAATGCTGTTCAGAGCTACTCACTTCAGCAGAATGatcatttcaaattaaatgtaaagACAAAGGGGGTTGGACGAAAATATGGCGAATTAGTTTTAGACAAAGAATTAGACAGAGAGGACAAAAAAGAGATTATGTTGTTGCTTACCGCATTCGATGGAGGCTCTCCTCAGAGATCAGGTACTGTAGTCATACACGTCACTGTACTGGATGCTAATGATAATGTACCAGTGTTTAGCCAGGCCGTTTATAAAGCCAGTCTGCCAGAAAACTCTCCTCTAGATACATTGGTGATCACAGTGAGTGCTACTGATGCAGACGAAGGTTTAAACAGCGAAATTACCTATGGATTTGATCATGTTTCAGATGAAAACCAAGTTTTCTCTCTAAACCCTAAAACAGGAGAAGTTAGAGTGTCTGGATCTATTGATTATGAAAAAGAATCCTCATATGAATTGCAGATTAGCGCCAAAGATGGTCTGGGATTGGCCTCATATGCAACGTTAAATATTGAGATTACTGATATAAATGACAACGCCCCAGTTATAAACCTAAAATCCCTGACTAACCCCATACCTGAGAACGTGTCACCTGGTACAGAGGTGGGCATCATTAACGTGCAGGATAGAGACTCTGAGAATAACAGACAGGTCCGCTGCACCATTCAGCAAAACGTCCCCTTTAAGTTGGTTCCTTCTATTAAAAACTATTATTCTCTGGTGACCACAGGACAACTGGACCGTGAACTAGTGTCTGATTACAACATTACAATCAGTGCCACTGACGAGGGCTCtccacctctgtcctcctctaaaAGTGTTCAGTTATCTGTAGCAGACATCAACGACAACCCACCTGTGTTTGAGGAACAGTCCTACAGcgcatatgtgagtgaaaataacaaacctGGCTCCACTTTATGTTCCGTTACTGCTCGAGACCCCGACTGGAGACAAAACGGCACAGTGATTTATTCTCTGTTAGCTGGTGAGGTGAACGGTGCCCCGGTGTCCTCCTATCTATCTGTTAACGGAGACACGGGGGTGATCCACGCTGTGAGGTCGTTTGATTATGAACAGTTCAGGAGTTTTAAAGTCCACGTGATGGCCAGAGACAACGGTTCTCCTCCGCTCAGCAGCAACGTGACCGTCAGTGTCTTCATATcggatgtgaatgacaactcTCCTCAGATACTGTACCCCGCCCCGGAGGGCAACTCCTTCATGACCGAGCTGGTCCCCAAAGCTGCACACGGAAGCTCTCTGGTGTCCAAAGTGATAGCGGTGGACGCGGACTCCGGACAGAACGCCTGGCTGTCCTATCATATAGTAAAATCCACTGATCCGGGACTTTTCACTATCGGTCTCCACAGCGGAGAGATCAGGACACAGCGGGACATTTCTGAGTCCGACAGCATGAAACAGAACCTTATTGTGGCAGTGAAAGATAACGgacagccctctctctctgccacctgTTCCATGTATTTACTGATCTCTGATAACTTGGCTGAGGTGCCAGAACTGAAGGATATTTCTTATGATGAGAAGAACTCCAAACTGACCTCTTATCTGATCATCGCGCTGGTGTCTGTGTCCACCTTTTTTctgaccttcatcatcatcatcctgggTGTCAGGTTTTGTCGCAGGAGAAAGCCCAGACTGTTGTTTGATGGAGCAGTTGCCATCCCCAGCGCTTATCTCCCTCCTAATTACGCAGATGTTGACGGAACAGGAACTTTACGCAGCGCTTACAACTATGACGCCTACCTGACAACAGGTTCTAGAACCAGTGACTTTAAGTTCGTCAGTTCTTACAATGACAACACACTGCCTGCTGACCAGACTCTGAGGAAAAGTCCATCAGACTTCGCTGAGGCGTTTGGGGATTGTGATAGTTCTCCTGAGGTAGGCTCAAGTTACATATAA
- the LOC141774828 gene encoding protocadherin beta-15-like, whose protein sequence is MGCSRFGLLCGLAFVFLVLHPVYGDVSYSVPEEMKRGSVIGNIAKDLGLDLGRLSARKARIDTEDNSVQYCGVNLNTGDLIVQERIDREGLCAKKASCVLKQELVLENPLELHRISIRVQDINDNSPQFKAESIKIEIQESAVKGARFLLGEAHDGDIGENAVQSYSLQQNDHFKLNVNTKSGGRKYGELVLDKELDREDKKEIMLLLTAFDGGSPQRSGTVVIHVTVLDANDNVPVFSQAVYEASLPENSPLDTLVITVSATDADEGLNSEITYGFDHVSDEYSNVFSLDSKTGEVRVAAAIDYEKVSSYEMQISANDGLGLASYASLIIEITDINDNVPVINLKSLSNPIPENVSPGTEVGIINVQDRDSENNRQVRCSIQQNVPFKLVPSIKNYYSLVTTGQLDRELVSDYNITISATDEGSTPLSSSKTVQLSVADINDNPPVFEDQSYSAYVSENNKPGSTLCSVTARDPDWRQNGTVIYSLLAGEVNGAPVSSYLSVNGDTGVIHAVRSFDYEQFRSFKVHVMARDNGSPPLSSNVTVSVFISDVNDNSPQILYPAPEGNSFMTELVPKAAHGGSLVSKVIAVDADSGQNAWLSYHIVKSTDPGLFTVGLHSGEIRTQRDISESDSMKQNLIVAVKDNGQPSLSATCSMYLLISDNLAEVPELKDISYDEKNSKLTSYLIIALVSVSTFFLTFIIIILGVRFCRRRKPRLLFDGAVAIPSAYLPPNYADVDGTGTLRSAYNYDAYLTTGSRTSDFKFVSSYNDNTLPADQTLRKSPSDFAEAFGDCDSSPEVGTHFHISYY, encoded by the coding sequence ATGGGATGCAGCAGATTTGGGCTGCTCTGCGGccttgcttttgtttttcttgtcctCCACCCCGTCTATGGAGACGTGAGCTACTCTGTCCCGGAGGAGATGAAACGTGGATCTGTAATTGGAAATATCGCTAAGGATCTGGGACTTGATTTGGGCAGACTGTCTGCTCGTAAGGCCCGTATCGATACTGAGGATAACAGCGTCCAGTACTGCGGTGTAAATCTCAACACCGGAGACTTGATCGTTCAAGAAAGGATCGACAGAGAAGGGCTTTGTGCAAAAAAGGCATCATGTGTTCTAAAACAGGAACTCGTGCTGGAAAATCCTTTAGAGCTGCACCGTATTAGTATCCGAGTTCAAGATATTAATGATAATTCACCGCAGTTTAAAGCAGAATCAATTAAAATTGAAATTCAGGAATCGGCCGTGAAGGGTGCGCGTTTTCTTCTTGGAGAAGCACACGATGGGGACATCGGAGAAAATGCTGTTCAGAGCTACTCACTTCAGCAGAATGatcatttcaaattaaatgtaaacacaaaatCAGGCGGGCGAAAATATGGTGAACTAGTTTTAGACAAAGAATTAGATAGAGAGGACAAAAAAGAGATTATGTTGTTGCTTACCGCATTCGATGGAGGCTCTCCTCAGAGATCAGGTACTGTAGTCATACACGTCACTGTACTGGATGCTAATGATAATGTACCAGTGTTTAGCCAGGCCGTTTATGAAGCCAGTCTGCCTGAAAACTCTCCTCTGGATACATTGGTGATCACAGTGAGTGCTACTGATGCAGACGAGGGTTTAAATAGCGAAATTACCTATGGATTTGATCATGTTTCAGATGAATATAGCAACGTTTTTTCTTTAGACTCTAAAACGGGAGaagtgagagtagctgcagctATTGATTATGAGAAAGTGTCGTCATATGAAATGCAGATAAGTGCAAACGATGGTCTGGGATTGGCATCATATGCATCGTTAATTATTGAGATTACTGATATAAATGACAACGTTCCAGTTATAAACCTAAAATCACTGAGTAACCCCATACCTGAGAACGTGTCACCTGGTACAGAGGTGGGCATCATTAACGTTCAGGATAGAGACTCTGAGAATAACAGACAGGTCCGCTGCTCCATTCAGCAAAACGTCCCTTTTAAGTTGGTTCCTTCTATTAAAAACTATTATTCTCTGGTGACCACAGGACAACTGGACCGTGAACTAGTGTCTGATTACAACATTACAATCAGTGCCACTGACGAGGGCTCTacacctctgtcctcctctaaaACTGTTCAGTTATCTGTAGCAGACATCAACGACAACCCACCTGTGTTTGAGGATCAGTCCTACAGcgcatatgtgagtgaaaataacaaacctGGCTCCACTTTATGTTCCGTTACTGCTCGAGACCCCGACTGGAGACAAAACGGTACAGTGATTTATTCTCTGTTAGCTGGTGAGGTGAACGGTGCCCCGGTGTCCTCCTATCTATCTGTTAACGGAGACACGGGGGTGATCCACGCTGTGAGGTCGTTTGATTATGAACAGTTCAGGAGTTTTAAAGTCCACGTGATGGCCAGAGACAACGGTTCTCCTCCGCTCAGCAGCAACGTGACCGTTAGTGTCTTCATATcggatgtgaatgacaactcTCCTCAGATACTGTACCCCGCCCCGGAGGGCAACTCCTTCATGACCGAGCTGGTCCCCAAAGCTGCACACGGAGGCTCTCTGGTGTCCAAAGTGATAGCGGTGGACGCGGACTCCGGACAGAACGCCTGGCTGTCCTATCATATAGTCAAATCCACTGATCCGGGACTTTTCACTGTCGGTCTCCACAGCGGAGAGATCAGGACACAGCGGGACATTTCTGAGTCTGACAGCATGAAACAGAACCTTATTGTGGCAGTGAAAGATAACGgacagccctctctctctgccacctgTTCCATGTATTTACTGATTTCTGATAACTTGGCTGAGGTGCCAGAACTGAAGGATATTTCTTATGATGAGAAGAACTCCAAGCTGACCTCTTATCTGATCATCGCTCTGGTGTCTGTGTCCACCTTTTTCctgaccttcatcatcatcatcctgggTGTGAGGTTTTGTCGCAGGAGGAAGCCCAGGCTGTTGTTTGATGGAGCAGTTGCCATCCCCAGCGCTTATCTCCCTCCTAATTACGCAGATGTTGACGGAACAGGAACTTTACGCAGCGCTTACAACTATGACGCCTACCTGACAACAGGTTCTAGAACCAGTGACTTTAAGTTCGTCAGTTCTTACAATGACAACACACTGCCTGCTGACCAGACTCTGAGGAAAAGTCCTTCAGACTTTGCTGAGGCGTTTGGGGACTGTGATAGTTCTCCTGAGGTAGGAACACATTTCCATATTTCATATTACTGA
- the LOC141775486 gene encoding protocadherin beta-15-like: MGCSRFSMLYGLAFVFLVLHPVYGDVSYSVPEEMKRGSVIGNIAKDLGLDLGRLSARKARIDTEDNSVKYCGVNLNTGDLIVQERIDREGLCAKKASCVLKQELVLENPLELHRISIRVQDINDNSPQFKEESLKIEIHESAVKGAGFRLDEAHDGDIGENAVQSYSLQQNDHFKLNVKTKGGGRKYGELVLDKELDREDKKEIMLLLTAFDGGSPQRSGTVVIHVTVLDANDNVPVFSQAVYEASLPENSPLDTLVITVSATDADEGMYGEITYGFDHVSDKKQVFSLNPKTGEVRVAAAIDYEKETSYEMQISAKDGLGLASYATVIIEITDINDNAPVMNLKSLSNPIPENVSPGTEVGIINVQDRDSENNRQVRCSIQQNVPFKLVPSIKNYYSLVTTGQLDRELVSDYNITISATDEGSPPMSSSKTVQLSVADINDNPPVFEEQSYSAYVSENNKPGSTLCSVTARDPDWRQNGTVIYSLLAGEVNGAPVSSYLSVNGDTGVIHAVRSFDYEQFRSFKVHVMARDNGSPPLSSNVTVSVFISDVNDNSPQILYPSPEGNSFMTELVPKAAHGGSLVSKVIAVDADSGQNAWMSYHIVKSTDPGLFTIGLHSGEIRTQRDISESDSMKQNLIVAVKDNGQPSLSATCSMYLLISDNLAEVPELKDISYDEKNSKLTSYLIIALVSVSTFFLTFIIIILGVRFCRRRKPRLLFDGAVAIPSAYLPPNYADVDGTGTLRSAYNYDAYLTTGSRTSDFKFVSSYNDNTLPADQTLRKSPSDFAEAFGDCDSSPEVGSSYI, translated from the coding sequence ATGGGATGCAGCAGATTTTCGATGCTCTACGGccttgcttttgtttttcttgtcctCCACCCCGTCTATGGAGACGTGAGCTACTCTGTCCCGGAGGAGATGAAACGTGGATCTGTAATTGGAAATATTGCTAAGGATCTGGGACTTGATTTGGGCAGATTGTCTGCTCGTAAGGCCCGTATCGATACTGAGGATAACAGTGTTAAGTACTGCGGTGTAAATCTCAACACCGGAGACTTGATCGTACAAGAAAGGATCGACAGAGAAGGGCTTTGTGCGAAAAAGGCATCATGTGTTCTTAAACAGGAACTCGTTCTGGAAAATCCTTTAGAGCTGCACCGTATTAGTATCCGAGTTCAAGATATTAATGATAATTCACCTCAGTTTAAAGAGGAGTCACTCAAGATTGAAATTCATGAATCGGCCGTCAAGGGTGCAGGTTTTCGTTTGGATGAGGCACATGATGGAGACATCGGAGAAAATGCTGTTCAGAGCTACTCACTTCAGCAGAATGatcatttcaaattaaatgtgAAGACAAAGGGCGGTGGACGGAAATATGGTGAATTAGTTTTAGACAAAGAATTAGACAGAGAGGACAAAAAAGAGATTATGTTGTTGCTTACCGCATTTGATGGAGGCTCTCCTCAGAGATCAGGTACTGTAGTCATACACGTCACTGTACTGGATGCTAATGATAATGTACCAGTGTTTAGCCAGGCCGTTTATGAAGCCAGTCTGCCTGAAAACTCTCCTCTGGATACATTGGTGATCACAGTGAGTGCAACCGATGCAGACGAGGGAATGTACGGTGAAATTACCTATGGATTTGATCATGTTTCAGATAAAAAACAAGTTTTCTCTCTAAACCCTAAAACGGGAGAAGTTAGAGTAGCTGCAGCTATTGATTATGAAAAAGAAACGTCATATGAAATGCAGATTAGCGCCAAAGATGGTCTGGGATTGGCCTCATATGCAACTGTGATAATTGAGATCACTGACATAAATGACAACGCCCCAGTTATGAACCTAAAATCCCTGAGTAACCCCATACCTGAGAACGTGTCACCTGGTACAGAGGTGGGCATCATTAACGTTCAGGATAGAGACTCTGAGAATAACAGACAGGTCCGCTGCTCCATTCAGCAAAACGTCCCTTTTAAGTTGGTTCCTTCTATTAAAAACTATTATTCTCTGGTGACCACAGGACAACTGGACCGTGAACTAGTGTCTGATTACAACATTACAATCAGTGCCACTGACGAGGGCTCTCCACCTATGTCCTCCTCTAAAACTGTTCAGTTATCTGTTGCAGACATCAACGACAACCCACCTGTGTTTGAGGAACAGTCCTACAGcgcatatgtgagtgaaaataacaaacctGGCTCCACTTTATGTTCCGTTACTGCTCGAGACCCCGACTGGAGACAAAACGGTACAGTGATTTATTCTCTGTTAGCTGGTGAGGTGAACGGTGCCCCGGTGTCCTCCTATCTATCTGTTAACGGAGACACGGGGGTGATCCACGCTGTGAGGTCGTTTGATTATGAACAGTTCAGGAGTTTTAAAGTCCACGTGATGGCCAGAGACAACGGTTCTCCTCCGCTCAGCAGCAACGTGACCGTCAGTGTCTTCATATcggatgtgaatgacaactcTCCTCAGATACTGTACCCCTCCCCGGAGGGCAACTCCTTCATGACCGAGCTGGTCCCCAAAGCTGCACACGGAGGCTCTCTGGTGTCCAAAGTGATAGCGGTGGACGCGGACTCCGGACAGAACGCCTGGATGTCCTATCATATAGTGAAATCCACTGATCCGGGACTTTTCACTATCGGTCTCCACAGCGGAGAGATCAGGACACAGCGGGACATTTCTGAGTCTGACAGCATGAAACAGAACCTTATTGTGGCAGTGAAAGATAACGgacagccctctctctctgccacctgTTCCATGTATTTACTGATTTCTGATAACTTGGCTGAGGTGCCAGAACTGAAGGATATTTCTTATGATGAGAAGAACTCCAAACTGACCTCTTATCTGATCATCGCTCTGGTGTCTGTGTCCACCTTTTTTctgaccttcatcatcatcatcctgggTGTGAGGTTTTGTCGCAGGAGAAAGCCCAGACTGTTGTTTGATGGAGCAGTTGCCATCCCCAGCGCTTATCTCCCTCCTAATTACGCAGATGTTGACGGAACAGGAACTTTACGCAGCGCTTACAATTATGACGCCTACCTGACAACAGGTTCTAGAACCAGTGACTTTAAGTTCGTCAGTTCTTACAATGACAACACACTGCCTGCTGACCAGACTCTGAGGAAAAGTCCATCAGACTTTGCTGAGGCGTTTGGGGATTGTGATAGTTCTCCTGAGGTAGGCTCAAGTTACATATAA
- the LOC141774827 gene encoding protocadherin beta-15-like — protein sequence MGCSRFPLLCGLAFVFLVLHPVYGDVSYSVPEEMKRGSVIGNIAKDLGLDLGRLSARKARIDTEDNSVQYCGVNLNTGDLIVQERIDREGLCAKKASCVLKQELVLENPLELHRISIRVQDINDNSPQFREESLNFEIRESADKGASFLLDEAHDGDIGENAVQSYSLQQNDHFKLNVKTKGVGRKYGELVLDKELDREDKKEIMLLLTAFDGGSPQRSGTVVIHVTVLDANDNVPVFSQAVYKASLPENSPLDTLVITVSATDADEGLNSEITYGFDHVSDENQVFSLNPKTGEVRVSGSIDYEKESSYELQISAKDGLGLASYATLNIEITDINDNAPVINLKSLTNPIPENVSPGTEVGIINVQDRDSENNRQVRCTIQQNVPFKLVPSIKNYYSLVTTGQLDRELVSDYNITISATDEGSPPLSSSKSVQLSVADINDNPPVFEEQSYSAYVSENNKPGSTLCSVTARDPDWRQNGTVIYSLLAGEVNGAPVSSYLSVNGDTGVIHAVRSFDYEQFRSFKVHVMARDNGSPPLSSNVTVSVFISDVNDNSPQILYPAPEGNSFMTELVPKAAHGSSLVSKVIAVDADSGQNAWLSYHIVKSTDPGLFTIGLHSGEIRTQRDISESDSMKQNLIVAVKDNGQPSLSATCSMYLLISDNLAEVPELKDISYDEKNSKLTSYLIIALVSVSTFFLTFIIIILGVRFCRRRKPRLLFDGAVAIPSAYLPPNYADVDGTGTLRSAYNYDAYLTTGSRTSDFKFVSSYNDNTLPADQTLRKSPSDFAEAFGDCDSSPEVGTHFHISYY from the coding sequence ATGGGATGCAGCAGATTTCCGCTGCTCTGCGGccttgcttttgtttttcttgtcctCCACCCCGTCTATGGAGACGTGAGCTACTCTGTACCGGAGGAGATGAAACGTGGATCTGTAATTGGAAATATCGCTAAGGATCTGGGACTTGATTTGGGCAGACTGTCTGCTCGTAAGGCCCGTATCGATACTGAGGATAACAGCGTCCAGTACTGCGGTGTAAATCTCAACACCGGAGACTTGATCGTACAAGAAAGGATCGACAGAGAAGGGCTTTGTGCGAAAAAGGCATCATGTGTTCTAAAACAGGAACTCGTGCTGGAAAATCCTTTAGAGCTGCACCGTATTAGTATCCGAGTTCAAGATATTAATGATAATTCACCGCAGTTCAGAGAGGAGTCGCTTAATTTTGAAATACGGGAATCCGCAGATAAGGGTGCAAGTTTTCTCTTGGATGAGGCACACGATGGAGACATCGGAGAAAATGCTGTTCAGAGCTACTCACTTCAGCAGAATGatcatttcaaattaaatgtaaagACAAAGGGGGTTGGACGAAAATATGGCGAATTAGTTTTAGACAAAGAATTAGACAGAGAGGACAAAAAAGAGATTATGTTGTTGCTTACCGCATTCGATGGAGGCTCTCCTCAGAGATCAGGTACTGTAGTCATACACGTCACTGTACTGGATGCTAATGATAATGTACCAGTGTTTAGCCAGGCCGTTTATAAAGCCAGTCTGCCAGAAAACTCTCCTCTAGATACATTGGTGATCACAGTGAGTGCTACTGATGCAGACGAAGGTTTAAACAGCGAAATTACCTATGGATTTGATCATGTTTCAGATGAAAACCAAGTTTTCTCTCTAAACCCTAAAACAGGAGAAGTTAGAGTGTCTGGATCTATTGATTATGAAAAAGAATCCTCATATGAATTGCAGATTAGCGCCAAAGATGGTCTGGGATTGGCCTCATATGCAACGTTAAATATTGAGATTACTGATATAAATGACAACGCCCCAGTTATAAACCTAAAATCCCTGACTAACCCCATACCTGAGAACGTGTCACCTGGTACAGAGGTGGGCATCATTAACGTGCAGGATAGAGACTCTGAGAATAACAGACAGGTCCGCTGCACCATTCAGCAAAACGTCCCCTTTAAGTTGGTTCCTTCTATTAAAAACTATTATTCTCTGGTGACCACAGGACAACTGGACCGTGAACTAGTGTCTGATTACAACATTACAATCAGTGCCACTGACGAGGGCTCtccacctctgtcctcctctaaaAGTGTTCAGTTATCTGTAGCAGACATCAACGACAACCCACCTGTGTTTGAGGAACAGTCCTACAGcgcatatgtgagtgaaaataacaaacctGGCTCCACTTTATGTTCCGTTACTGCTCGAGACCCCGACTGGAGACAAAACGGCACAGTGATTTATTCTCTGTTAGCTGGTGAGGTGAACGGTGCCCCGGTGTCCTCCTATCTATCTGTTAACGGAGACACGGGGGTGATCCACGCTGTGAGGTCGTTTGATTATGAACAGTTCAGGAGTTTTAAAGTCCACGTGATGGCCAGAGACAACGGTTCTCCTCCGCTCAGCAGCAACGTGACCGTCAGTGTCTTCATATcggatgtgaatgacaactcTCCTCAGATACTGTACCCCGCCCCGGAGGGCAACTCCTTCATGACCGAGCTGGTCCCCAAAGCTGCACACGGAAGCTCTCTGGTGTCCAAAGTGATAGCGGTGGACGCGGACTCCGGACAGAACGCCTGGCTGTCCTATCATATAGTAAAATCCACTGATCCGGGACTTTTCACTATCGGTCTCCACAGCGGAGAGATCAGGACACAGCGGGACATTTCTGAGTCCGACAGCATGAAACAGAACCTTATTGTGGCAGTGAAAGATAACGgacagccctctctctctgccacctgTTCCATGTATTTACTGATCTCTGATAACTTGGCTGAGGTGCCAGAACTGAAGGATATTTCTTATGATGAGAAGAACTCCAAACTGACCTCTTATCTGATCATCGCGCTGGTGTCTGTGTCCACCTTTTTCctgaccttcatcatcatcatcctgggTGTGAGGTTTTGTCGCAGGAGGAAGCCCAGGCTGTTGTTTGATGGAGCAGTTGCCATCCCCAGCGCTTATCTCCCTCCTAATTACGCAGATGTTGACGGAACAGGAACTTTACGCAGCGCTTACAACTATGACGCCTACCTGACAACAGGTTCTAGAACCAGTGACTTTAAGTTCGTCAGTTCTTACAATGACAACACACTGCCTGCTGACCAGACTCTGAGGAAAAGTCCTTCAGACTTTGCTGAGGCGTTTGGGGACTGTGATAGTTCTCCTGAGGTAGGAACACATTTCCATATTTCATATTACTGA